In the genome of Primulina eburnea isolate SZY01 chromosome 13, ASM2296580v1, whole genome shotgun sequence, the window ACCTCCAAATCACTACGAAAAAGTCAAACCAGAACAACCCTTCAAAAGAAAACCAAAGGTATCTAATAGAATCCCACGAATTCAAACAATAACCACAAATCAACAAATTGGGCAGtaaagaaaatatatcaagTAAAAATTTTTGCGAAATGCTTACACGAGAAGGTGGTTTGTTTGCTGAATGAGCAATATTTTTGGTGGCACCGGAAAAGAAATCGATACAAAGAAAAGCAGTATGAAATAAAGAAATAAACCCAAGTAACTGGTCTGTCATCGGGCGGGTAACAAACAACATACATTGAATATATTTCTGCTGATGATCAATGATGAGAACAGCAGCCATCTCTTTCATTTGTGGAGGCTTCAACTTTCAACTTTGAATACTTCCAAATATATATTTACTATATACTTcagatatatatgtgtgtgtgtgtgtgtgtgtaaactGTACATGAATATACAAACGGTAATCAAGCAGATGTTGGTCCTTTTCTAAATACAAGAAATATAATTAACGCAGTAGTGGTCCAGTGGATGCCATCGTTGACTTAAGCTCCGTAATGTACTGACATTTAAGCTTTCTTTACAATAAAAAAGGGGAATATTCTTATTTtctgatatataaattaaattatttattgatcaaataaatcaatcCTCTTCAAATTACCAGTATAGATACATGGACAATCATCATACATTATATATAGTTCATCTTATTTTCTTTAGAAAATCATAAAACTGCATAAATGTTAGcaatgcataaaatcttgagtagatatcttgtgagatggtttcacgaatctttatttgtgagacgaataaaTCCTACCGAtatccacaataaaaaataatatttttagcataaaaaataatactttttcatgaatgacccaaataaaatatccgtctcacaaaatacgactcgtgagtctgtctcacacaagtttttgtctaaaatTTTTAGGGGAAATTTtccattttgttatttttatctATTGCAAGTTTGGTCATTTTAGCACTTTCATGCAAAAACAATACTAAAATCCAAACATATAGATATAAACTAAAATTTAACACTAACATATATgataaaattgtttttttacCCAGTTTTTTATGGTAAAATTTTAATGATATGAGTATGTAAATTGATTGAAACAAAAGATAGGATTGGAAACCGCTGTAATTTGGTATTTAATTGTGCGCGACAACTTGTAGTCAGGGTTTCCGTCTCTAATTATTTAGGGCCGGAAAGTTGTTGAATTCAACTTTCATGCATTAAATACACGATTTGATTGATGGGAAAGCAAaagcgcacacacacacacatatatatatatatatcattgttttatatattataataatatatgaaATTGATATAATCATATGAAAGACAAAGTCACGCTTCCTatgataattaattaatcacaaaaaaaattatgagacgatctcacgagatAATTTTGTTAGAGAAATCTCTTATTTAagtcatttataaaaaaataatattttttatataaaaatattatttattatcatATATATGAACATAATTAACTCGTTTCACCGATGAAAATATTTGATATTGTTAtacaaaaaaattacttttaattaattaaaagtcaaaagtaataattttatcCTTAAAATATTGCTTTCTGAATTCGAAATTTTGTTAGAAAGATtcgtaataaaatatatatcatattattaGAGGGGCCATTTGTCATAACTGGTCAATGCCTAGGGTCAAGTCGATGCTATCTAAGAGGTTTTGTCTCCACATGATTTGAATGGACAAGATTCACACAcatatgtaatttttaaaaaattattgaacCTTGTGTATGTGTGGCTAAATTTAGACCTTTGATTCTATCATATGAGTAGTATCTCTACAGATAAGATGAAATCAACCAATGCGTAACCATATGGCTATATCATTCGTTTTAGATCTTGAGTCATAttgattttttcttcttcttctttttttaaaaaaataaattatatttcagTTGACTAAAATGGATATAATatttggaaaaataaaaaactaaTTTTCTTTTTTGTCAGTTGCAATATAATTTATTGTTCAACACTGTCAAATCATTATAAAAAAAGAAGCAGttgactatatatatatatatatatatatatatatatatatatatatataaggagTTAAAATTTTCGTTACACTGctgtttttgtgtgtgtgtatatatacacacacacacaaaaacagCAGTGTAACGAAAATTTTAACTCCTTCGGAATAGTCTCTATGACATTATATGGGATTATCTACATTAAATAATgccaaataataaaatttgttttgtaaataagcataattttgatttttctaCCCTAATTAGTTAAATTTAGCTATAGTTTAataactttttttatttttcaaattttagtttttttaaacGTATTGCAGATGTAGTTATTTATTATCCATGTCTATCGTTATGTTAGCATTCGTTGAGAAATTATGAAAATTGCAAAAATGTAAAATTATTGCATTGAAACTTAATTTTACAAATTAGAGAGTTAAAATCAACATTAAAAATTAAACGGATCGATTTTGCAAATTTTTCGGATAAATAAATTAGAACGAGGACACTTCACAAAAAACACTAAAAAATTTCATATGGTAAAAACccataaaaatataatctctCAAAATCTCATTCTGCGAAATTGTTGTACCAAAAGAACATATTTtcccaaaatataattttttctgaatttttatatatataaaaataattactgTGATTGAACGAGACAATTACTATTGATGCAATGCATTATCTTCTTTAATTTGTAGTGTCTGATCAATATTTTTAATCTGTCTCTGATCAATTTTAAATTGGGCGAAAGTTTTATTTATTACTATTTTATCTCAAACGAAAAATTAATGTGACCATTTTAAATGAGTATACAAATTTATATATCTtcatattcaaataaatgtaCCACATGCATCGACGTCATAGTAGCTTGGATGGTAAGATACGACGGACACCTACTAATAGGTCAGTTGTTCAATTCCTCTTTGTCTATGTCTTCTTAGTTTGAGTTTATCACACAAAATTTGCTCAGTGTGTATTGTTTACCCGAACAACGTGATTTGCAGACTACTACATTTCTTCTTCGGGTTTTTCTATAACCCacaaaaaagataaaaaaatgttccaaagtttttttttttttttttttaaagtaacaCGTGCATGTCCTGAAGGGCATGAGCGTAACCTGCAGGATTATTAATTAGGAACggctaaaataaatataaatcataaattttttattgaaaTATTATTGGAAAAAAATAAGATACATAATATTACACGTACTGAACTTATTTGACcagtatttattttattgtagaACCAATAGAAAgttacaaatttatttttttactttgtGATATATTCACATGCATCTTAAACCTTTTTATTAAACATTGTTTTTTGTGTATTTATAAGAAAAACTTTTGTTTGTTGAATCAAATGAAAAAGTTAATGATTAAAACATGAAAAATTAagcatttttattaaataatatatataagttaAAATAAAGGGGCTGGCCCAGGTCAACCCTTAAATGTATTTGTCGTGTTCAAGGATGTCCGAGTTGGTGAAATACGTGATTGTTTGACTAACCATCATAAGTTCGATTCTCCCTACTGATAATTTCTCGGGCGAACATATCGTACCTGATTTGCCCAGTACAGATTACCTGACTAGTTTGATTTGCAAGATACTGCATTAGtccaatattttatttaatatgcaACAGATGATAGCAATCGTGAGTTCAATTATACAACTTGCAAACCAGAATGGTAGTCATTTTTCTATGAAAGTACTAATATATAGTGCATGCACCGAAGATACTAAggtggaaaaaaataaaattgcaaAAACAAAAAAGACTGAAATTTTAAGCCACATGTGACAAAAATCTCAAAGAAACATTTATACAAgactaaaactaaaattttcTCAGTTTTTTACATTCTTTTTCCCCTGAAATTTCTCCTTCGCTATTATACGAGAGACATTATATCGTAGGAATATGAAAGAAAATAACTTTTATTATGACATCGCGAAGTTTTATGTTAATCTcagttttataataaaaaacagATGTTTATCATATAACTCAACCAGTATTAAACTTTCTTCTATCTATTCTTACAATTTCAATTATCGTATGGTGGCTTTACGACCCAGAGTATAAATTTGCTGTTGCCCCCATTATTTTTGATCGAGAGTGGGTCTcatttgagaccgtctcacggattttaatatgtgagacgggtcaatcctactcatattcacaataaaaagtaatactcttagcataaaaagtaatattttttcatggatgacccaaataagagatgtgtctcacaaatacgatctgtgagaccatctcacacaagtttttacggGACCCATCAATTTATTGACAATTGCTTGTTACAATCTCCTAGAtacggtaaaaataaaaaatcaatatcGTTTTTCAACACGTAAAGTTTATAATCAAATCTGGTTACTTTCCATATTTAATTCATTGTTTACaaatttaatttcatattcacaAGGAAATTGTTTAATGAAATATCCATACCGTAAATTGACCGACAACTCAAATCCACGAAACCCTAAACCGCTGGTGGGTGGCACTTCTTGCTCCATTAGGTTTTGGAGAAACAGATCCAAGTTGTCAGTGGTTTTTGAAACATACGCGGAACATAGTGAAGACTTGCTATCAAAATTCCAATGGAAAGCCCCAGTGATCCGGTAAGTGTTTTTATTCCACTAAATTTGTGTCGTGGTTTTCTTAGGGAAGCCAAAGCTCTTTCCCTTCAAGCGTGCATGGGATGAACTCTTGGTTAAAGCAGTATTATGCAAAACGTTCCCAAAAATTGAACCATACTAGATAATTTTGAACAGGTTCCATTGTAAAGATATTGACAGAGAGAGTCGAATTTATAAACATTTGGCCTTTTGTTCACCTCATGCACTAACTTGGATATATCATAAATGGGACTCCGTGAGGGCATTCGAGTCATATTCTGATTTGATTAAATCTTGTTGCTTCGCAGATTATTGTTCTGAAAGTGAACAGCATGTGTTGTAGAACGtgtaagaaggaactgaagaaAGAATTGTCAAAACTTGATGGTAAAGAGATTTTAGTTTCATCccttttttttaatcaattaCTTGATctttattcataataattttCCAAATGCAGGGGTTTGCTCAATCTCCTTAGATCTAGAAAACAATCATGTTTCGGTCAGAGGCAGAGTTGATTCCAATTTGTTGCTGAAAACCATTGAAAAAACAGGGAAATATGCGGAAATTCTTCATTTCAGTCGGAACTCCGCAAGCAGGAAATCAAATGCTTACGAAGAATTCAAACCCTGCCGAAACGATACTGGCAAATGTCCCCATGAGACCAAAAACCGCGCCCAACAGTACGGAAATCCTTGCAGCAACAACCACAGATTTGAAAAGGACGAAGAAGAGCATAAATGCGAAGCATACGTGCCTCAAGTGATCGACGAACGTATTTGCAGAGATTTTTGGTGCAAAGACCATAAACAAAGAGCCATTTTTCACAACAAAGTGCCTGCTAGTGCGAGTACAGGAATTTTCAGGGATCCATTCCACAACTCGCGTGCGCCGTTTCATTTCCCAGATGATCCATGGCAGCAGCGTGGCCGCCACCCTGGATACAGTCGGAGGCCGCTGCCACCTACTGCATACGGCTTCTGTTCGGGTGGGTATATGCCTAGCTCATCCGGGGTCtttgattatgatttttaaCTGGTTTT includes:
- the LOC140810084 gene encoding uncharacterized protein produces the protein MESPSDPIIVLKVNSMCCRTCKKELKKELSKLDGVCSISLDLENNHVSVRGRVDSNLLLKTIEKTGKYAEILHFSRNSASRKSNAYEEFKPCRNDTGKCPHETKNRAQQYGNPCSNNHRFEKDEEEHKCEAYVPQVIDERICRDFWCKDHKQRAIFHNKVPASASTGIFRDPFHNSRAPFHFPDDPWQQRGRHPGYSRRPLPPTAYGFCSGGYMPSSSGVFDYDF